The following is a genomic window from Labeo rohita strain BAU-BD-2019 chromosome 15, IGBB_LRoh.1.0, whole genome shotgun sequence.
AACAgatcattttttcagttttgttgttttcctttttctctTCAGCCCTCCCTTTCTGACACACACCCTCTCTTTTCCCTCTCCTTGCTTACTAAACCAGACCTCTGTTCCAAGTTCAGGCTGAGAAAAGTGGGTGCGTGTGTGTGTCGAGAGCGAGAGAGGAAGCCATCCTGCAGATTGGTCATGAACACAATCTGGCTTCAATGAGAAATCCCCTGCTTGCCCTGCCACTACAGGCTTCTAGCACAAGGAACCAAAATTGTGCAACCGAAAAGTCGTTTTTTTAAGTGACGCAGAGGAGGATGATATTTGCAGTGGTTAAACAAGTCAATAACAGATTTTGACAGCGAAGTCGGGCAGTGTTGGGATCTAGGTCAGGGGCTTTATGGTTGAAATACTTTCTTTTTGTGTGAGTATGTATGTGGTTAACTGCATTATATCATGCCTGAAGAGCTAGCCATCCTGGAAATATGAAGATGCAGAGAGTGCCGTATTAATCCAGAGTAATCCGGTGTGCTTTGCATGCAAACAGTTGCTGTCCATGGTGAGATTATAATCTCAGAGTAGTGGTCTAGCTGTTTATGACGTATGAGCTTTGACTTATCGGTTGATGAGTACAGATGCAAGGGCAAACTGCCACCTTTGTTCTTGAGTAAAGAAAGCCACAATAATATAGTCAGCACAAGAGAACCAGTCCCCAAACAACACTGTCCATCTTAAGCACCTGCTACAGCTGTGGTTTTGCCAGAGTTTTTTTGGCCTCTTGTCAACTGTCCCAAGGTAGGAAGGGTAGGCACCTATTGAGAAGAGTAACTCCACAAGGGTAGAGTCCATCCAAAAGAACATTGTCCATCTTAAACACCTGCTACAGCTGTGCTCTTGCCAGAGTTTTTTGGCCTCTTGTCAACTGTCCCAAGGTAGGAAGAGTAGGCACGTTGAGAAAAGTAACTCCAGAAGAGTCGAATGAAAGTCATGTGTCTTAACAAAGGCTGTACAGTAGGTTGGACTGTGATGTTTGGCATGGGCCGCTGTGTGGCTGAAAAGAGGGAGCCCCCATTGCTGCCACCTTTGTTGTTCAGCCAaggggttttcaaactgggTGTGTCCACTATTGGAAATatccaaaatgtgcagtgctaAGGAGTCTATAGTTCTGAGATTCCTTGGTTTATTTCAGAAGTAGCCAAACCTGCTTCTTGGAGGGGGTTATGTTTCTGCAGACTTAATTTCCAACCATCTTCCAACACACTTGCCTGTGGTTTCAAGTAAtcttgaagaccttgattagctggtttaggtgtgtttggTTAGGGTTGTAGCTAAATTCTCTAGAATGGTATCCCttcaggagcaggattggacacccctggtTTAAACATTCTTTCAGTGGTCAAATATGTCCCGTACTTACACTAGGTGATCTGAACCTTGCCTGAGCATGTTTGACCCCCAAAGCCCTATTCATATGACTAGTGAGATTGTTCCGAACCCTGTACAGGTGCGGTTCGTTTAGCTGTCCCTGGCTCGCTTGGAGGAGGTGGGCCAGAGCATGTTTCAGTTGGGCTTAGGCGCAGTACGCATGTAGTGTGAGCAACAAGTGCAGAACTTCTGATAAGTGCAGCACAATTGCGTGAAAATTTCTGAGCGGCAAAAGCGATAGATCTGTTAAGCAATATATTGTGAGAGGGCTGTGTGTTACCACATCCCAAACGACTCAAAATAATAAACCACAAAGTTAACAAAACAGACTCCATTGTTCTGAGCGATAGTACTTCACTtcctggggtgcgtttcccgaaAGCAACAAATAGACTTCAGTGAAACTTAcaaccatagttggctaacgatgcttttgggaaatgcacccctgATTACTTCAAAACAGTCGCATCGTAGTAGCGTAAGCATGCTCCGGCCTGCTATGGAAGTGCAATGTGAGTGCAGGCCAGCGGGGAATGGGGCGGAGGGAGAATCACACTCGGGCTCAGTTTAAggtgtgagtacaccctaatGCACCGTGTATGTGATTGAAGCCAGTACATTTACTTTTGAGGGGATTTATATGTATGAAATGTCTGTTTTCTGGCATCCTGGTCATTGTACATTATGCCAATTGGATCACCCATTTTACAGCAGCAGAGCCAACACATTTACTGTAGCCTCTCAGTTCTGGATATGGAGAATATGGTCTCCCCCCCCCTCCGTGGCCATTCTAGCTGAATATTTTATACATCTTTATTCCCCTTTGTTCATCTTCCCATCCCTGTacaacactctctctctctctctctctctctgtctccccACTGCAGCATTAGACTCTCTCCCCATACAGGAAGTGTTGTCCGTGCAAAGGCTCTGTTCCTCTGCGCCCCAGGCAGTGCTCTAATGGAGTCCAGGTCTCGAGAGAGACTAGAGAGGGATCaggggtgggggtgggggggaaATGGATGAGTGGACTATCTGCTCTTACGACCGTATTAGTGGTGATTCAGTTGGAGGAATGGGTTTGTGAGTTGCATCAGTCAAACTAAACTGTGTTTACTCTGCTTCTGCCTTGCTTCGTCATCATCGGCAGTTCTCTCAGCTGTAATTCTTTTATGAAAGTGGCATTGATGAGGACAGGCCGGAAATGGAAAGAGCCTAGACACCGGCCCTGCGGGACACCGTATGAATGGCCTCTCATTTTCTATGCCATGTTGACTTCGGCTCCAGTAAAGATAACACACTAGAAGAGTGGAATTCTGCttttatataaatgctgatGGCTGGACAAATATCTCTCCTCATAATTTAGGTGCTGTGGCATGCCTTTAGGAATAATACGTGCACCAGCACATTGTAATGCATTGGTAATACTCTTTCAACAATAACAATGTCTTTAGTACCCAAACAATACACATCTGTGATTTACTGATGTTCAGCGACATTTTCAATCTTTGCTTCTTTTGAAGAGAATATAAAAGACCGATTGATCTGCGAGAGTGTGCGTAAGTGGATGTTTACAGCTTGTCGGCCTGATTATGTGTGTGACTGTCTGTTTAGACAAGCTTCTTCACAGTAGTTTGACAGGAAACAAATTGTagttttcatttctgttggTATTAATTATAGTCTTTGAAATTGCTTTTGTCTGCTGCATTTTACTGTCCTAAGACCCATTCAGAGGGGATGTATTGTTGTTCTCTAGTTTGATTGTGTTGGCTATGGAGTTGCTCATTACTGGAGGCTGATAAGACTTAAACAGTCAGGCAACAATGGGCGTTTTTCAGATCATCTTTTATATGATGTCTTAGAAAAGTAAACATGTCAGCTGTTTTAACACGATGAGAAATTCAGAATTTAGCCTAAGAGATGTTTCTGGCTTCATTCAACACACCTGTATGTTCAGTCTCGCTAGTCTTGCTTACATATCAAAGTTCAGGTCAGAGGCCTTGGTACCACACAAAAAGCAAAATGGCATTCTGTACAAATGCCTTCTCTTAAAATGCTTAACAATGCACATCACTCAGACCTTAGTGTATGGATTCCTCTCTCTGATCAGCCTGGCTCCTGACATTTTAACAGTATTCTTAGCCTGTGTGCAGGTCAGGCCCAAGGCCGGTGGAATGTGACCTAATTTTAACAGTAGCCTAAAGCTCAGAAGGCTTGTGGAGTTTAAACCTTGACAGTACCTTAAAAGACTAAACTGCCCTTTAATGAAGCTTTGGAATGCTCTGGTCCTTTATGATTGGCCCATCTGACTGAGTTAACTGCAAGCCACCGGTACAAGCAAGTGCGAACTTCACGCCCTTTCGGTCACTACATGCTGTTTTTGGTTTAGCTGGCGTCCATCTCTCAGATGATCTTTCTTACATCCACCAGCCAGACCCCCTGCGCCCTCTTTCACTCTTCTACTTGTTATGTAGGCAAGTGGGCCATGGTTAAGGGCAAGTCCAGGCATATCCCCATCTATTAGTGACTGTGTCTTAACACGAAGTGTAGGATGAAGTCCGCAAGCCTGCAGGCTACATGCTAGCCTAGCTTTGGCTTGATGGACTGTATCATGTCTTATCCAAACATGGTCATGGGTGTGACTGTATCTCACCTCTGTTTGGTGGATGCTGGAACATCTGCTTTTGCAGTCTGTTGGATGATACATTAGCAGTGGTTTTGCAGACGTGCTATGTTTGTCTGCAAAATTGTAAGTTGTCtcatttgatattttttcagATGGCCACCCTCATTTACTATGCACCCTCAAtgcacactttttaaaaaaaattcatacagATCTAGATTGAAGGTTTTAAGTTGCCAGTAGcgtaattgtgttttattatgcaaCTTGCATGTGAACATTTTCACTTTGTGTATCAGacaattgtttaatttttgttataaattaGGGTTATTGTCAAATTTAAGACTCAAAGCAGCTGTTGAACAAGAAATGTTTAGAATTCCAGAAAGACGTAAGCACTTATTTAATGCTTGAACGTCTGCTTGAAGTGCTTGAATTTTTATTAGTTGATTTTTGTATCAACTATACTAGCCATCTGTTCGCATGTTTGTGATATCTATGATTTGTTTGTTGCTGCATTAGCTCATCAGGGGGAAAAACACAGGCTGATTTGGCTCTCATCTTTAGCTGTTGTAGATTTCATTTAGTTCATAGCACTAACAGCATGCTGAACATGGAAAGACAAAGCAATACATGGAATTACACAGCTGGGACAGATCAAGCAGATGTGGCTCTTGCGCTGGCggcaacgtgtgtgtgtgtgtgtttcagaagGCCAGGTCCTGAAGAGCTGAGGAATAATGAGCTCTTCCTTAATTAGACTAATAACATTCACAATTGGTCATGAACCAGCAAGCATGGCGTCACTTGTCATGTTGGTGACCCAACAGAATAGAtgcactgatttaaaaaaaaaaaaaacagaagctgGAGTCACCACCTggttgtgcatgtgtgtgtgtgtgtgtgtgtgtgacacgtGGGTCATTGCTGATCTGTAGCCAGGCAGCTGTCATGGTtatttgttaatgatttatttttccttGAGAGCTCTCAAGTGTTTCTCTACTAAAATGAATTTTCAAGCCACAGAATCCTTTCTCACTCCTTTTCTTTCACATTGTAACATCTTGGAATTTAATATGGAAAGCATTACTATGGGTGGCACTTACAGCAACCTGTTCTTGagcataattacataattacctGCCCTCTATCAGCATGAATGATATAATTACTCCCTCATAGCTTACTAACTGATAACCACATCTGATGAgctcagaaaacaaaaaaagtagtttatttGAAGCCTTATTGGATGCatgtaatgaaaatatattcaggTTATGTTTCATATGATTTCTTGAGAAGTGCaagtataatatttaacataaaaatagaGATGATGTTTCCGAGTTAAGTTAGAGGAGCTGGTCAATGTTTAAACAAACATAACGCTGCCACACCCACAGCATTGCATTGCTCAGTGGCTCTCTACCTTGTTTTTACTATAGTGGGGGAGTAGAACGACAAATTCATTCTTGACATTTCAGGCTTTTTCTCTCGGTAAGCCAGCATATCTTACTTTTGTGTTTGCTAGATTGAAGTGTCCAATGATTGCTGGCTAATCGTACTagcaaaagctgtttttgaGAGTTACATACGAGCATGATTCCATTGGTCTTATCACTGATCCAACATTGACTGGCATGCCAAGGCTCAAACTTTGATACCTTTTTCCACTCTGATACAAAGTGTCAGAAATTCAAATGAAATGTTAAAGCTCTTACATGTTTTGTGATTTCAAGAATGCTGGCTGTTACATAGAAGCTATTTCACAGAGCACATTCGCCACAGCGGAATCATTACATTTGGCCCAGATTGTGACAATGGCATCTGCAAATGCAATCGTGTTGCTTGTGATCGCTAGATGTAGTGCTTTGAGATTTACATTTACCTAGTCTTGCCTCCCAGGTGCTGCTGTTGATCTGGGAGGCGGAAGTCTGTGGCTTCTGTAGTGCCTGTCCTTGGCATAGGCCCAAGTCATTCATTCTGTTTAGGTGACTGACAATCTGGGTTTGTCCCAACTTAAGTGCTTATATACAAAAAgacaacaaatataaaatataaatgtataattagtGTATGTACGTAtagatttgtgttttgtttactaattaaaaagcAGAACAGATATCAGCAGAACGATACCCTTTACcctttttgctgtgttttgtaaTTATAGCAACACATTTTTTGATTTGTCTCTGCATTTGGCAGGCTATGGGGGTCGGGATTTCAAGGACAGTATAAGGGCTTCTGTGAGCTCTTGTCATATATTGTCTAGAGGGTTCTGTTTTTTGTAGATTTCCACAGGCCTTGACTTAATTTGTTTTGGTATCCACATTCACCACTCAATTCATACATCATACATTTCCTGttttgaatctgtttttgaattTGATTCACAGTATCACTCTGTTTGAAATGTTAATAGAGTTGTTAATTTTTCTTATAGCAAAAaccttttgaaaatgatttttgagaCTGTGAAAAGCAGCCAATGTGCAGTGTTTCCTATTAGGGGCCATTTTGAGTTTCCCTGGTTGCCTAATTAAAACTGTATCTCTGAAGCACTTATCACAGCTTTCatctgtgtgtatgtttgtgtgtttggggTGCCTTGTGGGGTTGAATTGATTCAACAATTTTGGCTTTGGTATGATACCAACCTCTTATAATTTGGTATTGATACCTCAGGTTACGCATAAACAGCCCTGGGCAGCTGATGAAATGAAACTGGGACTGGTGGTgccaaaatattcaaaatagtcATTCATCTTGATGTGAAAACCTACGGCTTTATAGCCATATTTGTTCAAATTggaatgaaataattttttttctaagtagtcttaaataaaaatgtaatggatacattctttaaaatggttcttttgtATCTGTTTTATAGTATAATTTTCTAATTGTGTTGTCTCTCTTTTATTTCTTGCAGGGTCAGACCGAGGATAGACGAGCCTGAAACCTCCAGTATTTCTGTGTTGGAGTGCCCCTAAGAAGAGGAGATGGGCTGGAATAATATTACCTGCAGCACACTCGCCTAAGTCCACAGGGACTCCTTTCCCCCACCCTCAAACCCATTCCCTTCTTCCCCTTCTAAACCTCTGCCAAAATTGTGAATGGCCAAGTGACTGTGGATTTTCAAATTTGATCATTAAAGGGATCGGACATACTGGCCCTGCATGGAAAAACCCTAAAGCAACTTTCaggatttttacaaataaattatttgccaAGCCTGAAAGCATTTGGATGGAACATCAGCCCAGCAGCTTTCAAACTAGAGCTTCTGGGAATGGCAAAATGAGTGCTGTCATACGATGATGATGGCAAAAAAACAAGATGCCCGGGCACCAACCTACAACCTTGTTGTGGTAGGTTTGTCCGGGACTGAAAAGGAAAAGGGGCAGTGTGGGGTAGGCAAGTCCTGCCTTTGCAATCGCTTTGTTCGCCCCAGTGCTGATGATTTTTATTTGGACCACACATCTGTTTTAAGCACAAGTGACTTTGGTGGTAGAGTGGTCAACAATGACCACTTCCTGTTTTGGGGCGAGGCGGTACGAATGTTGGAGGAGGGCGCTGACTGCCGAATGCATGTGGTGGAACAGACAGAGTTTATTGATGATCAAACGTTTCAGCCACATCGAAGTACTGCCTTACTGCCTTACATCAAGCGGGCAGCTTCCACCAAACTGGCCTCTGCTGAGAAGCTTATGTATTTCTGCACAGATCAGCTAGGACTAGAGCAAGACTTTGAGCAGAAGCAAATGCCTGAAGGCAAACTTTTAGTGGATGGATTCTTACTCTGTGTCGACGTGAGCAGGGGAATGAACCGAAATTTTGATGACCAGATGAAGTTTGTCACCAATCTCTATACTCAGCTAGCTAAGACCAAGAAGCCAGTTGTACTTGTGTTGACCAAGTGTGATGAAGGAGTTGAGCGGTACATTAAAGACTCTCACACCTTTGCCTTGGCCAAAAAGAATTTGCAGGTTGTTGAAACCTCAGCACGCTCTAATGTTAATGTTGACCTTGCCTTTCTTACCTTGGTGCAGTTGATAGATAAGAGTAGAGGGAAGCCCAAGATCATTCCATACTTTGAAGCCCTCAAGCAGCAGAGTCAGCAGATAGCATCCGCTAAGGACCGATACGAGTGGCTGGTAAGCCGCATTGTGAAGAACCATAATGAAACATGGCCGAACATCAACCGCAGAATGCAGACATCCCCTGAATACAAAGAGTATGTCTTCCTTGAGGGTACTTCCAAGGCCAAGAAACTATTCCAGCAACATGTGCACAGGCTCAAGCAAGAACATATAGAAAAGCGGCGTAAAATCTATCTCAGCACACTTCCACAGGCTCTCAATTCCTTGGTTTCAGATCTGGATGAGATTGATCACCTGAGCTGGTCAGGAGTACAGAAAGTTCTCGAGACTAAGCGGGAATTCTCCCACTGGTTTGTTGTGTTGGACGACACACCTTGGGAAACTACACCACACATTGACAACATGGAAGATGAACGTATTCCCCAGGACCTTTTGGAAACCCCTGCAGCAGAGCATGTCTATGAGGCTCACTTAGAACACTTGCGCAATGAAAGAAAGCGAGCAGAAATGCGATGGGAGTTCAAAGAGAAACTTGCGTCTTCGCCGTTTGTTACACCTGGCAAACCCTGGGAGGAAGCTCGTAGCTTCATCATGAATGAGGAGTTTTATCAGTGGCTAGAGGAGCCTGAGTATCTTGATATCTATAACAAATACCAGAAGATCATTATTGACCAAGCCAAAGAGGACTTCCAAGAACTTTTACTGGAGTACTCTGAGTTGTTTTATGAGCTTGAAGTTGATGCTAAGCCCAGTAAAGAAAAAATGGGTGCAATCCAAGAGGTTCTTGGAGACGAGCAGAGGTTCAAGGCCCTGCAGAAGCTTCAAGCTGAGAGAGATGCCCTAGTGCTCAAGCATATCCATTTTGTCTACCACCCTACTAAGGAAACCTGTCCTAGCAGTCCTCATTGTGTGGATGGCAAAATTGAGCAACACTTAGCCCTCCGTTTTCCCACTCGATATTCCTTTGATGGGGGCTCAAAATCACAGTTTGGTGAGGGAAAGGTAGATAGAATTAATCTTGTGATCCTTGGCAAAGATGGACTTGCAAGAGAATTGGCTAATGAGATCAGAGCACTGTGCACCAATGATGAACGGTACGTGCTAGATGGAAGGACCTACGAACTGGCTCTACGACCTATAGAGGGAAATGTACGCCTTCCAGTGAACTCCTTCCATACCCCCACTTTTGCACCACACGGTTGCCTCTGCCTCTACAACTCAAAGGAATCCTTATCCTATGTTGTTGATAGTATTGAGAAATTACGAGAATCAACCATAAGTCGAAGGGATACTAATCTAGTTCAACTTCCCTTGTCTCTTCTGCTGGTCACCAAGAGAGGCGTTGGTTCCATTTCTGACATTGGAGGTGAAACGGCACAAAGCCTGATTCAACAAGGTCAACAAGTGGCTGGCAAATTCCAGTGCAGTTACTTAGAGCCTGCTTCTCCAGGTGTGGGCTATGGTCgcaatataaatgaaaaacatttaaaccagatACTCAAAGGTCTGTTAGACACACGAAGACCCTCAGTTAGTCTTGGCAGTAGCTCCCCACCTTTGCTACCTGCACTTGCAGGTTTCAGAGACTCTCAGCAGAGCACAGATGGTGACTTGCGAATTGTAATGTGTCTGATGTGTGGAGATACTTATGATGTCGACCAGCTTCTTTCACCATTCTTGCTGCCCCAGCACTGTCGGCCCTCTTCCAGTCTATCCAGTGGAACATCGGTTTTGTTGGAATTATCTATTGGTGGCCAAAGGCAAAGCATTGATCTTGCTGTTCTATCTTACCACTCATCTTTTTCCTTACGTAAAAGCAGATTAGTACATGGTTACATAGCAGTGTACTCAGCAAAACGGAAGGCTTCTATGGAAACCCTCTGTGCGTTCCTTTGTGAGGTCCAGGACATTATTCCAGTGCAGTTGCTTGCTGTTGCAGAAACTCAATCAGAACTTGCAGACTCTGAGGCAGTCCGAGAGCAGCTTGCCCAAGGGGAGGAACTGGCCCATGAAATTGATGCCCGTTTCAGCTCTGTAATCTGTGGATTTGGTGGGGTGGTGGGAGGCTTACATCGGATAGACCACTTTCAGCCATTCTTTAAGGAGGTGGTGGAGAAGAAAACCATTGTAGAGGCAACTTATATGTATGACAATGTTGCAGACAATGTCACCAATGAGAATGTCTCTTCACCACGATGTGGCTCCCCAAGCATCACATTGCTGGACTCAGAGGATGACATCGAGCCCTCCCCACCTTATCCCACCCTAAGGGAAGATGGCACTTTGGCCCATGGTGGAGGTTTCAAGCTCCCAGATCTGGAGGGTGATGCCTTCTCACTCATCTCTGACATTACCAGTTTCGAAAACAAGCTTAACAACAAAGTCCCACCTCAGGTGCGACCAAAGCCCAATGTCACCTTCGACATTCCCAAAACCTCCAACATCAGTTCATACATGGACCTGACCATACACGGAGCTAACAGGCGCTCGTTACCGTCAGTCACCTGGCCACCAGCAAGTGAAGGTGGTTATGATCCATCTGACTATGCCGAGCCTATGGATGCAGTAGCAAAGCCCCGTCCCACGGaggaagaaaatatttattctgtACCG
Proteins encoded in this region:
- the arhgap35a gene encoding rho GTPase-activating protein 35 isoform X2, with protein sequence MMMAKKQDARAPTYNLVVVGLSGTEKEKGQCGVGKSCLCNRFVRPSADDFYLDHTSVLSTSDFGGRVVNNDHFLFWGEAVRMLEEGADCRMHVVEQTEFIDDQTFQPHRSTALLPYIKRAASTKLASAEKLMYFCTDQLGLEQDFEQKQMPEGKLLVDGFLLCVDVSRGMNRNFDDQMKFVTNLYTQLAKTKKPVVLVLTKCDEGVERYIKDSHTFALAKKNLQVVETSARSNVNVDLAFLTLVQLIDKSRGKPKIIPYFEALKQQSQQIASAKDRYEWLVSRIVKNHNETWPNINRRMQTSPEYKEYVFLEGTSKAKKLFQQHVHRLKQEHIEKRRKIYLSTLPQALNSLVSDLDEIDHLSWSGVQKVLETKREFSHWFVVLDDTPWETTPHIDNMEDERIPQDLLETPAAEHVYEAHLEHLRNERKRAEMRWEFKEKLASSPFVTPGKPWEEARSFIMNEEFYQWLEEPEYLDIYNKYQKIIIDQAKEDFQELLLEYSELFYELEVDAKPSKEKMGAIQEVLGDEQRFKALQKLQAERDALVLKHIHFVYHPTKETCPSSPHCVDGKIEQHLALRFPTRYSFDGGSKSQFGEGKVDRINLVILGKDGLARELANEIRALCTNDERYVLDGRTYELALRPIEGNVRLPVNSFHTPTFAPHGCLCLYNSKESLSYVVDSIEKLRESTISRRDTNLVQLPLSLLLVTKRGVGSISDIGGETAQSLIQQGQQVAGKFQCSYLEPASPGVGYGRNINEKHLNQILKGLLDTRRPSVSLGSSSPPLLPALAGFRDSQQSTDGDLRIVMCLMCGDTYDVDQLLSPFLLPQHCRPSSSLSSGTSVLLELSIGGQRQSIDLAVLSYHSSFSLRKSRLVHGYIAVYSAKRKASMETLCAFLCEVQDIIPVQLLAVAETQSELADSEAVREQLAQGEELAHEIDARFSSVICGFGGVVGGLHRIDHFQPFFKEVVEKKTIVEATYMYDNVADNVTNENVSSPRCGSPSITLLDSEDDIEPSPPYPTLREDGTLAHGGGFKLPDLEGDAFSLISDITSFENKLNNKVPPQVRPKPNVTFDIPKTSNISSYMDLTIHGANRRSLPSVTWPPASEGGYDPSDYAEPMDAVAKPRPTEEENIYSVPHDSTQGKIITIRNANKSHSNGAGNGSDSEADSSSLERRRKLSALGVKPRLYRDRSKRLGKFSSFRTSFIGSDDELGGLPKTKEDELGAQKGDSSLNEEGEDPKRRNILRSLRRNTKKTRPKARQSSLSKPYESNYFGVPLANVVTPERPIPFFIEKCIRYIEATGLGTEGIYRVSGNKAEMESMQRQFDQDPNIDLIEKDMSVNTVAGAMKSFFSELPDPLVPYSMQTELVEAFKINDREQRLHTMKDVLRRFPRENYEVFKYVITHLNKVSQNSRLNLMTSENLSICFWPTLMRPDFTTMDALTATRTYQTIIETFIHQCAFFFYNQPLADTPSGLPGQPASPTATLSSGSSIPGSAYSTCYAPLQPVAPPYSPAQQSPPHSPPPTPQSPIQSLLPSLHPHHTPTEQHTL
- the arhgap35a gene encoding rho GTPase-activating protein 35 isoform X1 — translated: MMMAKKQDARAPTYNLVVVGLSGTEKEKGQCGVGKSCLCNRFVRPSADDFYLDHTSVLSTSDFGGRVVNNDHFLFWGEAVRMLEEGADCRMHVVEQTEFIDDQTFQPHRSTALLPYIKRAASTKLASAEKLMYFCTDQLGLEQDFEQKQMPEGKLLVDGFLLCVDVSRGMNRNFDDQMKFVTNLYTQLAKTKKPVVLVLTKCDEGVERYIKDSHTFALAKKNLQVVETSARSNVNVDLAFLTLVQLIDKSRGKPKIIPYFEALKQQSQQIASAKDRYEWLVSRIVKNHNETWPNINRRMQTSPEYKEYVFLEGTSKAKKLFQQHVHRLKQEHIEKRRKIYLSTLPQALNSLVSDLDEIDHLSWSGVQKVLETKREFSHWFVVLDDTPWETTPHIDNMEDERIPQDLLETPAAEHVYEAHLEHLRNERKRAEMRWEFKEKLASSPFVTPGKPWEEARSFIMNEEFYQWLEEPEYLDIYNKYQKIIIDQAKEDFQELLLEYSELFYELEVDAKPSKEKMGAIQEVLGDEQRFKALQKLQAERDALVLKHIHFVYHPTKETCPSSPHCVDGKIEQHLALRFPTRYSFDGGSKSQFGEGKVDRINLVILGKDGLARELANEIRALCTNDERYVLDGRTYELALRPIEGNVRLPVNSFHTPTFAPHGCLCLYNSKESLSYVVDSIEKLRESTISRRDTNLVQLPLSLLLVTKRGVGSISDIGGETAQSLIQQGQQVAGKFQCSYLEPASPGVGYGRNINEKHLNQILKGLLDTRRPSVSLGSSSPPLLPALAGFRDSQQSTDGDLRIVMCLMCGDTYDVDQLLSPFLLPQHCRPSSSLSSGTSVLLELSIGGQRQSIDLAVLSYHSSFSLRKSRLVHGYIAVYSAKRKASMETLCAFLCEVQDIIPVQLLAVAETQSELADSEAVREQLAQGEELAHEIDARFSSVICGFGGVVGGLHRIDHFQPFFKEVVEKKTIVEATYMYDNVADNVTNENVSSPRCGSPSITLLDSEDDIEPSPPYPTLREDGTLAHGGGFKLPDLEGDAFSLISDITSFENKLNNKVPPQVRPKPNVTFDIPKTSNISSYMDLTIHGANRRSLPSVTWPPASEGGYDPSDYAEPMDAVAKPRPTEEENIYSVPHDSTQGKIITIRNANKSHSNGAGNGSDSEADSSSLERRRKLSALGVKPRLYRDRSKRLGKFSSFRTSFIGSDDELGGLPKTKEDELGAQKGDSSLNEEGEDPKRRNILRSLRRNTKQKTRPKARQSSLSKPYESNYFGVPLANVVTPERPIPFFIEKCIRYIEATGLGTEGIYRVSGNKAEMESMQRQFDQDPNIDLIEKDMSVNTVAGAMKSFFSELPDPLVPYSMQTELVEAFKINDREQRLHTMKDVLRRFPRENYEVFKYVITHLNKVSQNSRLNLMTSENLSICFWPTLMRPDFTTMDALTATRTYQTIIETFIHQCAFFFYNQPLADTPSGLPGQPASPTATLSSGSSIPGSAYSTCYAPLQPVAPPYSPAQQSPPHSPPPTPQSPIQSLLPSLHPHHTPTEQHTL